The Microbacterium sp. KUDC0406 genome includes a window with the following:
- a CDS encoding ABC transporter permease subunit, translating to MSVQTAPARRTHTESPYRLSFGRALRSEWIKLATVRSTWWSIAITAALTIGIAVLIAASVPEDSGFPGIQAVVSPIQFTMLLAGILGAIAVTGEYSTGMIRSTLTANPVRGSVLAAKATVLAVFMFVASLVIFAVSAAVVSPILAGKDLAIDWSDVEGSILPVLVASVTMAVFALIGVAFGFIIRNGAGAIAATVGLLFVLPVVTSMFGMAGEAWRWIQDAAYYLPASAAQNVILPQDDWGLTWQVASLTLAAWVVAGMLGAWAVLRNRDA from the coding sequence ATGAGCGTCCAGACCGCGCCGGCACGGCGCACGCACACCGAGTCGCCGTACCGGCTCTCGTTCGGTCGCGCCCTGCGCAGCGAGTGGATCAAGCTCGCCACGGTCCGCTCCACCTGGTGGTCGATCGCGATCACTGCGGCGCTGACCATCGGCATCGCCGTGCTGATCGCCGCCTCGGTTCCCGAGGACAGCGGCTTCCCGGGCATCCAGGCCGTCGTCTCGCCGATCCAGTTCACGATGCTGCTCGCCGGCATCCTCGGTGCGATCGCCGTGACCGGTGAGTACTCCACGGGCATGATCCGCTCGACGCTCACCGCGAACCCGGTGCGCGGCAGTGTTCTCGCCGCGAAGGCGACCGTGCTGGCCGTGTTCATGTTCGTCGCCTCGCTGGTGATCTTCGCGGTCTCGGCGGCGGTCGTGTCGCCGATCCTCGCGGGCAAGGACCTCGCGATCGACTGGTCCGACGTCGAGGGCTCGATCCTCCCCGTGCTCGTCGCCTCGGTGACCATGGCCGTGTTCGCCCTCATCGGCGTCGCCTTCGGATTCATCATCCGCAACGGCGCCGGCGCGATCGCCGCGACCGTCGGCCTGCTGTTCGTGCTGCCGGTCGTGACGAGCATGTTCGGCATGGCGGGCGAGGCCTGGCGCTGGATTCAGGACGCCGCGTACTATCTGCCCGCCTCCGCCGCGCAGAACGTGATCCTGCCGCAGGACGACTGGGGCCTCACCTGGCAGGTCGCGTCACTGACGCTGGCCGCGTGGGTCGTCGCCGGCATGCTGGGCGCCTGGGCGGTGCTGCGCAACCGCGACGCCTGA
- a CDS encoding sensor histidine kinase, whose translation MTSDSRSSSAREGDELRLPRPPGVIRRFWARHPLFADILIALSCLLLGLVPGASLDASVGAAVRIGTLAMPFTVIVACLLLLRRRQWPVVAFVASMVAAVSYLFAANPAGGPLLLVTSYTLAVYRSVRACWTALGIGIGGLAVIGVSLSLTGTITWSASINAILGELVLGLIGALIGVNVGNRKRYMEAVLARSRQLLVERDQHAQLAAAAERERIAREMHDIVSHSLTVVVALSEGAAATGDPDRARDASLAAADTARSALSEMRSMLGVLRAGDAPLEPAAPIDPAEPVAAARRAGFTVSLITTGAPELPPTVSFAVGRIVQEGLTNAMRHAPKATAIDVRIDYADPLVVEIVNDGATTATDDPGFGLRGLAERAAHLGGSFRSGAVGGGRWMLRAELPHPSTGSDRSTGSGAQAGSDPSTGSGAREPGSLSLSKRPHDPETT comes from the coding sequence GTGACCTCCGACAGCCGCAGTTCGTCCGCCCGTGAGGGCGATGAGCTGCGGCTGCCGCGTCCGCCCGGTGTGATCCGGAGGTTCTGGGCGCGGCATCCGCTGTTCGCCGACATCCTCATCGCGCTGAGCTGCCTGCTGCTCGGGCTCGTTCCGGGCGCCAGTCTGGACGCATCCGTCGGCGCTGCGGTGCGGATCGGCACGCTGGCGATGCCCTTCACCGTGATCGTCGCCTGTCTGCTGCTGCTTCGGCGGCGGCAGTGGCCGGTGGTCGCGTTCGTGGCATCCATGGTCGCGGCGGTCTCGTACCTGTTCGCCGCAAATCCCGCCGGCGGGCCGCTGCTGCTCGTCACCAGCTACACCCTCGCCGTGTACCGGTCGGTCCGCGCCTGTTGGACGGCTCTCGGCATCGGGATCGGCGGCCTCGCCGTCATCGGCGTCTCGCTGTCGCTCACCGGCACGATCACCTGGAGCGCGTCGATCAACGCCATCCTCGGCGAGCTGGTCCTCGGGCTGATCGGCGCTCTCATCGGAGTGAACGTCGGCAACCGCAAGCGCTACATGGAGGCGGTGCTCGCCCGGTCGCGCCAGCTGCTGGTCGAGCGCGATCAGCACGCGCAGCTCGCCGCCGCAGCGGAGCGGGAGCGCATCGCCCGCGAGATGCACGACATCGTGTCGCACTCGCTGACGGTCGTGGTCGCGCTGTCGGAGGGGGCGGCGGCGACCGGCGACCCGGATCGGGCGCGGGATGCCTCGCTCGCGGCCGCCGACACGGCCCGCAGCGCCCTGTCCGAGATGCGCTCTATGCTCGGCGTGCTGCGCGCCGGCGATGCTCCGCTCGAACCGGCTGCTCCGATCGATCCGGCGGAGCCCGTCGCCGCCGCCCGGCGCGCGGGCTTCACGGTGTCGCTCATCACCACGGGCGCGCCCGAACTGCCGCCGACGGTGTCCTTCGCGGTCGGCCGCATCGTGCAGGAGGGACTCACCAACGCCATGCGGCACGCGCCGAAGGCGACGGCGATCGATGTGCGCATCGACTACGCCGATCCGCTCGTGGTCGAGATCGTCAACGACGGCGCCACGACGGCGACGGATGATCCGGGCTTCGGCCTGCGCGGACTCGCCGAGCGCGCCGCGCACCTGGGCGGTTCGTTCCGCTCCGGCGCCGTCGGCGGGGGACGATGGATGCTGCGCGCCGAACTGCCGCACCCTTCGACAGGCTCAGACCGTTCGACGGGCTCAGGGGCCCAGGCGGGCTCTGACCCTTCGACAGGCTCAGGGGCCCGAGAACCTGGGTCGCTGAGCCTGTCGAAGCGCCCCCACGACCCGGAGACCACATGA
- a CDS encoding response regulator transcription factor encodes MTEPIRVLLVDDQQLIRVGFRMVLEAEGDIQVVGEAGDGAAAVRQAGLLAPDVVLMDVRMPGMDGIAATESIVQEHPGIRVLVLTTFDLDEYAFGAIRAGASGFLLKDAQRHELVAAVRAVHRGDAVLAPRATRAFLNQLSAQPAVAASGPDPTAELTEREREVFLAIAEGLTNSEIAERFFLSESTVKTHVGRVLAKLDARDRIQAVIIAHRLGLV; translated from the coding sequence ATGACCGAACCCATCCGCGTGCTGCTCGTCGACGACCAGCAGCTCATCCGCGTCGGCTTCCGCATGGTGCTCGAGGCGGAGGGCGACATCCAGGTCGTCGGCGAAGCCGGCGACGGCGCCGCGGCGGTGCGCCAGGCCGGCCTGCTCGCGCCCGACGTCGTCCTGATGGACGTGCGGATGCCGGGCATGGACGGCATCGCCGCCACGGAGAGCATCGTGCAGGAGCATCCCGGCATCCGGGTACTGGTGCTGACCACCTTCGATCTGGACGAGTACGCGTTCGGCGCGATCCGCGCCGGTGCGAGCGGCTTCCTGCTCAAGGACGCTCAGCGGCACGAGCTCGTCGCCGCCGTGCGCGCGGTGCACCGCGGCGATGCCGTGCTGGCGCCTCGGGCGACGCGCGCCTTCCTGAACCAGCTGTCCGCCCAGCCGGCCGTGGCGGCATCCGGCCCCGACCCGACCGCTGAGCTGACCGAGCGCGAGCGGGAGGTGTTCCTCGCGATCGCGGAGGGGCTGACCAACAGCGAGATCGCGGAGCGGTTCTTCCTCAGCGAATCGACCGTGAAGACGCACGTGGGCCGGGTGCTCGCGAAGCTCGATGCGCGTGACCGCATCCAGGCCGTGATCATCGCGCACCGGCTGGGGCTCGTCTGA
- the dcd gene encoding dCTP deaminase — protein sequence MLLSDRDIRAELASGRVGLDPLDLGMVQPSSVDVRLDRYFRLFDNHKYPFIDPAEDQPELTRLIEVDPDEPFVLHPGEFALGATFEQVTLPDDIAARLEGKSSLGRLGLITHSTAGFIDPGFTGHVTLELANVATLPIKLWPGMKIGQLCFFRLSSAAENPYGSGAYGNHYQGQRGPTASRSFQNFHRTDVGVTDAGATGN from the coding sequence GTGCTTCTCAGCGATCGCGACATCAGGGCAGAACTGGCATCCGGCCGCGTCGGACTCGATCCGCTGGATCTCGGGATGGTGCAGCCGTCGAGCGTTGACGTGCGGCTGGATCGCTACTTCCGGCTGTTCGACAACCACAAGTACCCGTTCATCGATCCGGCCGAGGACCAGCCCGAGCTGACCCGCCTGATCGAGGTCGACCCGGATGAGCCGTTCGTGCTGCATCCGGGTGAGTTCGCGCTCGGCGCGACGTTCGAGCAGGTCACACTGCCCGACGACATCGCCGCGCGACTGGAGGGCAAGTCGTCGCTCGGCCGGCTCGGCCTCATCACGCATTCGACGGCGGGATTCATCGATCCCGGATTCACCGGGCATGTGACGCTCGAGCTGGCGAACGTGGCCACGCTGCCGATCAAGCTGTGGCCGGGCATGAAGATCGGCCAGCTGTGCTTCTTCCGGCTGAGCTCGGCGGCCGAGAACCCGTACGGATCCGGTGCGTACGGCAACCACTACCAGGGGCAGCGCGGGCCGACGGCATCCCGCTCGTTCCAGAACTTCCACCGCACGGATGTCGGCGTGACCGATGCGGGCGCGACCGGCAACTGA
- a CDS encoding MarR family winged helix-turn-helix transcriptional regulator — MNSSENNSSHPFGFWITAIDRLMADRFATAFENEGITRRDWRLLNVVADGGDQHTPKICRLAERGWVTRTEGSWQLTDSGRVAKERLGAVVDGIRAQVAEVVTPEDYAVMTASLGNVARAFGYEEGKPLPRRHRGRGRGEHRFGPHGRGHGHFERRAAEGGHRGHGHWGPGFPQADRMQDECRGHGRRHGHAPQAQHIHIHTH, encoded by the coding sequence ATGAACAGCTCTGAGAACAACAGCTCCCACCCCTTCGGCTTCTGGATCACCGCGATCGACCGCCTGATGGCAGACCGGTTCGCCACGGCCTTCGAGAACGAGGGCATCACGCGTCGCGACTGGCGACTGCTGAACGTCGTCGCCGACGGCGGCGACCAGCACACCCCGAAGATCTGCCGGCTCGCCGAGCGCGGCTGGGTCACCCGCACCGAGGGCTCCTGGCAGCTCACCGACTCCGGCCGCGTCGCCAAGGAGCGCCTGGGCGCCGTCGTCGACGGCATCCGCGCGCAGGTCGCCGAGGTCGTGACCCCCGAGGACTACGCCGTCATGACGGCGTCTCTCGGGAACGTCGCCCGCGCCTTCGGCTACGAGGAGGGCAAGCCGCTCCCCCGTCGCCACCGCGGTCGCGGTCGCGGTGAGCACCGCTTCGGCCCGCACGGTCGCGGCCACGGTCACTTCGAGCGCCGCGCCGCCGAGGGTGGCCACCGCGGACACGGCCACTGGGGCCCCGGCTTCCCGCAGGCCGACCGGATGCAGGACGAGTGCCGCGGTCACGGCCGCCGCCACGGGCACGCCCCGCAGGCGCAGCACATCCACATCCACACCCACTGA
- a CDS encoding MarR family winged helix-turn-helix transcriptional regulator, whose translation MTSPQRDPADLIADALSRLRGRGPSRAHDGHGREGHGGPHGHGGGMHGHPGPHGGGPWGRHGGWGGPGMRDFPARLRMLEALAAASAPLGVSDLAEAIGVDQPRASRLVQQGVENGWVRREADPDDARRTRIVLTDDGRRMLGGVRGQRRDRLDRALTALSEDERTELARLLGKLADNWE comes from the coding sequence ATGACCAGCCCGCAGCGGGATCCCGCAGACCTCATCGCCGACGCCCTCTCGAGGCTGCGTGGTCGGGGGCCGTCGCGGGCGCACGATGGCCACGGCCGCGAGGGGCACGGTGGTCCGCACGGTCATGGCGGCGGTATGCACGGGCATCCGGGTCCGCACGGAGGCGGCCCGTGGGGCCGGCACGGCGGTTGGGGCGGCCCGGGGATGCGCGACTTCCCGGCGCGGCTGCGGATGCTGGAGGCGCTCGCCGCGGCATCCGCCCCGCTCGGCGTGAGCGACCTGGCGGAGGCGATCGGCGTCGACCAGCCTCGCGCTTCGCGGCTGGTGCAGCAGGGTGTCGAGAACGGGTGGGTGCGGCGCGAGGCCGACCCGGACGACGCGCGTCGCACCCGGATCGTGCTGACGGATGACGGCAGGCGCATGCTCGGCGGCGTGCGCGGGCAGCGCCGCGACCGGCTCGACAGGGCGCTCACCGCACTGAGCGAGGACGAGCGCACCGAGCTCGCGCGTCTGCTGGGGAAGCTCGCCGACAACTGGGAGTGA
- a CDS encoding MFS transporter: MTTTAPLPVTTAPAPPRLRYGALLTMTAMSFLLVTAEFLPGGVLTEIARDVGVTTGQAGLMVAVTALAGLVVAPTVGLMFPRLDRRSLLVWMAIAATVSNAIVAIAPNLPLLLAGRVLLGGALSAFWAMSITVASKIGGPDRLGKAVMFTTAGGSLATVAGVPVGVMLSEVVGWQGVFGLAAVATALLAVALRVLLPQVPSEGSASLRPLVGTLRLPGIGLGFVGHMLVVLGHFLAYTYIRVALERVQDGGHPIDAGLIIALLAAFGIGGLAGNFLIGLIVDRAYAVLAVVTPVVVAASAIVLIAASGSPVLVGVASFVWGFFFASWLLIVNTWVGKRMPDRLEAGGSISVVGFQAAIMIAAAIGGMLVDGLGIVPVYVVGAASLVVGAVLFGLSDRAAARAVIRVC; this comes from the coding sequence ATGACCACGACCGCACCTCTTCCCGTGACGACCGCCCCCGCTCCGCCGCGCCTGCGCTACGGCGCGCTGCTGACGATGACCGCGATGAGCTTCCTGCTCGTCACGGCCGAGTTCCTCCCGGGCGGCGTGCTCACCGAGATCGCGCGCGATGTCGGTGTGACCACCGGGCAGGCCGGCCTGATGGTCGCCGTCACGGCACTGGCGGGGCTCGTCGTCGCCCCGACGGTCGGCCTGATGTTCCCCCGGCTCGACCGCCGCTCGCTGCTGGTGTGGATGGCGATCGCCGCCACAGTGTCGAACGCGATCGTCGCCATTGCGCCGAACCTGCCGCTGCTGCTGGCCGGACGCGTGCTGCTCGGCGGGGCGCTCTCGGCCTTCTGGGCGATGTCGATCACCGTGGCCTCGAAGATCGGCGGCCCTGACCGGCTGGGAAAGGCGGTGATGTTCACCACCGCTGGAGGGTCGCTCGCGACCGTCGCCGGCGTGCCGGTCGGCGTGATGCTCAGCGAAGTCGTCGGCTGGCAGGGAGTCTTCGGCCTCGCTGCGGTGGCCACCGCGCTGCTCGCGGTCGCACTGCGGGTGCTGCTGCCGCAGGTGCCGTCCGAGGGCTCGGCGTCGCTCCGACCCCTGGTCGGCACGCTGCGCCTCCCGGGCATCGGGCTCGGTTTCGTCGGGCACATGCTCGTCGTGCTGGGTCACTTCCTCGCATACACCTACATCCGCGTCGCGCTGGAGAGGGTGCAGGATGGCGGGCATCCGATCGATGCCGGACTGATCATCGCCCTCCTGGCGGCCTTCGGCATCGGCGGCCTGGCGGGCAACTTCCTGATCGGGCTGATCGTGGACCGGGCGTACGCGGTGCTGGCGGTGGTCACCCCGGTCGTGGTCGCCGCGAGTGCGATCGTGCTGATCGCGGCATCCGGTTCGCCGGTGCTCGTCGGCGTCGCGTCGTTCGTGTGGGGCTTCTTCTTCGCGTCCTGGCTGCTGATCGTGAACACCTGGGTCGGCAAGCGGATGCCGGATCGGCTGGAGGCCGGCGGCAGCATCTCGGTGGTCGGGTTCCAGGCCGCCATCATGATCGCCGCGGCGATCGGCGGGATGCTCGTGGACGGGCTGGGGATCGTGCCGGTGTACGTCGTGGGGGCGGCGAGCCTGGTGGTCGGCGCCGTGCTGTTCGGGCTGTCGGACCGGGCGGCGGCGCGGGCGGTGATCAGGGTTTGCTGA
- a CDS encoding AraC family transcriptional regulator produces the protein MSLIAMTPPRPHDDSADHDRGDALATLLDAVDVSIRNQRRHRLIDDATLVVDPAALSFAYVLSGNLQIRSAGQSVRRLTAGDVLLVSGRPSTALVAQGAASVLLSELALADEAAYISALLPDLAWITDFATIEPAAAALAQVMGLDAGSPDDCTKRAGDGVICRMMAKTVLASVIRAWAAGGCAPEGWPAAASDPFLGRVVDAINAEPGRDWTVEALAAVGAMSRSVFAERFRLVYGVSPAGYVTTVRMRSAQDLLARGLGVSAVSRELGYASDEGFSRAFRRHVGTTPSAWRAQHQLVTA, from the coding sequence ATGAGCCTGATCGCGATGACGCCGCCGCGCCCGCACGACGACTCGGCCGACCATGACCGAGGCGACGCGCTCGCGACTCTGCTCGACGCCGTCGACGTGAGCATCCGCAACCAGCGCCGCCACCGGCTCATCGACGATGCGACCCTGGTCGTCGACCCGGCTGCGCTCTCGTTCGCGTACGTGCTCTCGGGCAACCTGCAGATCCGCAGCGCAGGACAGTCCGTCCGGCGCCTCACCGCCGGCGACGTGCTGCTCGTGAGCGGACGCCCGTCCACCGCCCTGGTCGCCCAGGGCGCGGCATCCGTGCTGCTCTCGGAGCTCGCACTCGCAGACGAGGCCGCGTACATCTCCGCCCTGCTGCCCGACCTCGCCTGGATCACCGATTTCGCGACCATCGAACCGGCGGCAGCCGCGCTCGCGCAGGTGATGGGCCTCGACGCCGGCTCCCCCGACGACTGCACCAAGCGCGCCGGCGACGGAGTGATCTGCCGGATGATGGCCAAGACCGTGCTCGCGTCGGTGATCCGCGCCTGGGCCGCCGGCGGCTGCGCCCCGGAGGGGTGGCCGGCCGCGGCATCCGATCCCTTCCTCGGCCGCGTCGTCGACGCGATCAACGCCGAACCCGGCCGGGACTGGACCGTCGAGGCGCTGGCCGCCGTCGGCGCGATGTCACGGTCGGTCTTCGCGGAGCGGTTCCGCCTCGTCTACGGCGTCTCCCCCGCCGGATACGTCACCACGGTGCGGATGCGCTCCGCCCAGGACCTGCTCGCACGCGGCCTCGGCGTGAGCGCTGTGTCGCGTGAGCTCGGCTACGCCTCGGACGAGGGATTCAGCCGCGCATTCCGCCGCCACGTCGGAACGACGCCCTCCGCCTGGCGCGCGCAGCATCAGCTCGTGACGGCCTGA
- a CDS encoding acyltransferase family protein — MKPRLAYLDALRLVAALMVVFYHYIGRNHSHWGADVEVLFPFVSKFTSWGALGVQLFFLISGFVILMSAEGRTLGAFVASRVSRLYPAYWFAVLSTAAMMTWIARPGEFRDVSIQEVLINLTMMQSGFGVRSIDGVYWTLWVELLFYIMIGCLVLIGITERRVLAIALLWPLIGAIAQNSDATFLTAILSPQYAPFFSAGMVLYLIYSRGHNVLRWLVFTYASLVAVFQASTYWVAGAMSRDTERNLSPAFGAVVVVLMIGVVILVTLTPLSHRGPRWLVTAGALTYPLYLIHENWGWWMIGWLDPLFGKWATVAVVVLTMLVAAFVIERLIERPLRKVLSSGIKSSFEQMLTGRASTGLGRQPEVSVGPSGASS, encoded by the coding sequence ATGAAGCCGCGTCTCGCGTATCTGGATGCGCTCCGGCTGGTGGCAGCGCTAATGGTCGTCTTCTACCATTACATTGGTCGCAACCACTCCCACTGGGGTGCTGATGTCGAAGTGCTGTTCCCCTTCGTCTCGAAGTTCACCTCGTGGGGCGCGCTCGGAGTTCAACTCTTCTTCCTGATCAGCGGGTTCGTAATTCTCATGTCGGCAGAAGGACGGACCCTCGGTGCTTTTGTGGCGTCGCGCGTGTCACGACTGTATCCGGCGTATTGGTTTGCCGTGTTGTCGACCGCGGCGATGATGACTTGGATCGCACGCCCCGGAGAGTTCCGGGACGTTTCGATTCAAGAAGTGCTGATCAACTTGACGATGATGCAGAGCGGCTTCGGAGTCAGGTCGATTGACGGCGTCTATTGGACTCTGTGGGTCGAACTCCTCTTCTACATCATGATCGGGTGTCTGGTCCTGATCGGGATCACAGAGCGCCGGGTGCTCGCCATCGCGTTGCTGTGGCCGCTGATCGGCGCCATCGCGCAGAACTCCGACGCAACCTTTCTGACCGCAATACTGTCGCCGCAGTACGCGCCTTTCTTCTCCGCCGGAATGGTGCTGTACCTCATCTACAGCCGCGGACACAACGTGCTCCGATGGCTGGTTTTTACATACGCGTCCCTCGTCGCGGTGTTTCAAGCATCGACCTACTGGGTTGCAGGAGCGATGAGTCGTGACACCGAACGAAACCTGTCACCAGCCTTCGGCGCGGTCGTCGTGGTACTCATGATCGGTGTCGTGATTCTCGTGACGCTAACGCCGTTGTCGCATCGTGGTCCTAGATGGCTGGTGACAGCTGGTGCATTGACGTATCCGCTCTACCTGATCCACGAGAACTGGGGTTGGTGGATGATCGGCTGGCTTGATCCGCTGTTCGGTAAGTGGGCAACGGTCGCGGTCGTGGTCTTGACGATGCTTGTTGCGGCGTTCGTCATCGAACGGCTCATCGAACGGCCATTGCGCAAGGTGCTTTCAAGTGGGATCAAGTCGTCGTTCGAACAGATGCTGACTGGCCGTGCGAGTACCGGGTTAGGCCGGCAACCGGAGGTGTCAGTCGGGCCCTCAGGAGCTTCATCGTGA
- a CDS encoding bifunctional cytidylyltransferase/SDR family oxidoreductase — translation MILAGGIGVRVGLGIPKQLIKIAGKAIVEHTLDVMNGSQAIDEIIIVMNAGAIEQLESLKDPERFPKLTRIIPGGETRNDSTQVALAVLGDDPETKVLFHDAVRPFVNDRILEECVEALDHYEAVDTAIPSADTIIQVDAASHITGIPNRAALRRGQTPQAFRLGTIRRAYAIANQDKTFHATDDCGVVFTYLPETPIYVVEGTAENMKVTEPIDVHIADKLFQLQTASLTADAALPDLVGKVVVVFGGSYGIGQSIADLAAEAGAEVREFSRTTTGTNVRSRTQVKKALKEVHDTFGRIDAVVMTAGVLRMGPLTETKVKHIESSIETNFLAPVIVSRAAHKYLKETGGQVLLFTSSSHTRGRANYGIYSASKAAVVNLTQSLAEEWAEDGVRINCINPQRTRTPMRTNAFGEEPISSLLDPRQVAEVSLKVLDSDLTGQIVAVRVEEASAGTQ, via the coding sequence GTGATCCTGGCGGGTGGCATAGGCGTGCGCGTCGGACTCGGTATCCCGAAGCAACTCATCAAGATCGCAGGTAAGGCGATCGTCGAACACACGCTCGACGTGATGAACGGCAGTCAGGCGATCGACGAGATCATCATCGTGATGAACGCGGGGGCGATCGAACAGCTGGAGTCGTTGAAGGACCCGGAGCGCTTCCCAAAGCTCACCCGCATCATTCCCGGAGGAGAGACGCGCAACGACTCTACGCAGGTTGCGCTGGCGGTGCTGGGGGATGATCCGGAAACGAAGGTGCTTTTCCACGATGCAGTGCGGCCGTTTGTCAACGATCGCATCCTTGAGGAATGCGTCGAGGCGCTCGACCACTATGAAGCCGTCGACACCGCCATCCCCTCTGCCGACACGATCATCCAAGTTGACGCGGCATCGCACATCACGGGGATTCCGAACCGAGCTGCGCTGCGCCGCGGGCAGACCCCCCAGGCCTTCCGTCTAGGCACGATCCGTCGGGCATACGCAATCGCCAACCAAGACAAGACCTTCCATGCGACGGACGACTGCGGCGTCGTGTTCACGTATCTGCCTGAGACACCTATCTATGTCGTGGAGGGCACGGCCGAGAACATGAAGGTCACCGAGCCGATCGACGTACACATCGCTGACAAGTTGTTCCAGTTGCAGACCGCGAGTCTTACCGCAGATGCCGCCTTGCCCGACCTCGTCGGTAAGGTCGTGGTCGTGTTCGGCGGCAGCTACGGGATCGGCCAGAGCATCGCTGACCTGGCAGCGGAGGCGGGCGCGGAGGTGCGCGAATTCAGTCGAACAACGACTGGGACAAACGTGCGGTCCCGCACACAGGTGAAGAAGGCACTCAAAGAAGTACACGACACGTTCGGGCGAATTGATGCGGTGGTGATGACAGCTGGGGTGCTGCGGATGGGCCCATTGACTGAGACGAAAGTCAAACACATCGAGTCCAGTATCGAGACCAACTTTCTCGCGCCCGTGATTGTGTCTCGCGCCGCTCACAAGTACCTCAAGGAGACCGGCGGCCAAGTTCTGCTGTTCACCTCGAGTTCGCATACTCGAGGCCGCGCGAACTACGGCATCTACTCCGCCAGCAAGGCAGCGGTGGTCAATCTGACTCAGTCGCTCGCCGAGGAATGGGCGGAGGACGGCGTGCGTATCAACTGCATCAATCCGCAGCGCACCCGCACCCCGATGCGAACGAATGCGTTTGGTGAAGAGCCTATAAGCAGCCTGTTGGACCCCCGGCAGGTCGCCGAAGTGAGCCTGAAGGTACTGGACAGCGACCTAACCGGGCAGATCGTCGCCGTGCGGGTCGAGGAAGCCTCAGCCGGGACGCAGTAG